The Bemisia tabaci chromosome 8, PGI_BMITA_v3 genome has a segment encoding these proteins:
- the LOC109032530 gene encoding cytochrome P450 4C1, giving the protein MEQITTPKRVIPDVNVGTQVLLGILFACVTLFWGTQKWKNRHLSKLASMFPGPMALPIIGNALEFLNSEPEDILSSMYRLGQNYKSPFRFWLGNRLCIQVSKPADLQIVLNNSKTLGKDEVYKFLQAVIGTGLIAAPVEKWKKTRKMLTPSFIPKKLERFEHIMNERANVLVQKIQEHSNSGHEINIYPYFLSASLDTFCGEHSNQLLSIVRFQNLSRASELGAARIYKPWLHLDWIYERTSYAKKLNEEGEALRGFAKNASILNNVIRECKMRLMKTKDSDIDNDNNNNKRSHSDDEDEKEHLLDVIFESREGVFFNYSETDMIDEVITFLIGGSETSAVTNCFCLLMLAMHPEFQEKVYEEQCNIFKGEDRPVTGEDMDRMEYTEQVIKETLRMFPVVPLILRAVEEDLKITENYVLPAGAAVVIAPLQTHSDPALWQEPEKFNPDNFSAENVQSRHKYAYIPFSGGARGCIGYRYALKAMKTTISTFIRHYRVSTITKLEDIKLCADLLVRSKDGWNMKLEPRIGTNPE; this is encoded by the exons ATGGAGCAAATAACTACCCCAAAACGGGTGATTCCTGACGTTAACGTAGGCACCCAAGTGCTTTTAGGAATCCTCTTTGCATGTGTGACTCTCTTTTGGGGTAcgcaaaaatggaaaaacaggCATCTGTCAAAACTCGCCTCGATGTTCCCAGGACCCATGGCCCTGCCTATTATTGGAAATGCACTCGAGTTTTTAAACAGCGAGCCTGAAG atattttatccAGCATGTATAGACTAGGTCAAAACTACAAATCACCCTTCAGATTCTGGCTCGGTAACAGGCTGTGCATCCAAGTCTCTAAACCAGCTGATCTGCAG ATTGTTCTGAATAACTCGAAGACTTTAGGAAAAGATGAAGTTTATAAGTTCCTCCAGGCAGTGATTGGCACTGGATTGATTGCCGCACCAG tcgaaaaatggaagaaaactcGGAAAATGCTTACACCATCATTCATTCCAAAAAAACTCGAACGCTTTGAGCACATCATGAACGAAAGAGCAAACGTCCTCGTACAGAAAATTCAAGAACACAGCAATAGTGGCCATGAAATAAATATCTATCCATACTTTCTTTCCGCTTCATTGGATACATTTTGCGGTGAGCACTCAAATCAATTGCTTTCTATCGTTCGATTTCAAAATCTTTCGCG GGCATCGGAGCTTGGAGCTGCGCGAATCTATAAGCCATGGCTTCATTTGGACTGGATTTATGAAAGAACAAGCTACGCAAAAAAACTGAACGAAGAAGGAGAAGCCCTAAGAGGATTTGCCAAAAACGCAAGTATTCTCAATAAT GTTATTCGAGAATGCAAGATGCGGCTCATGAAAACCAAAGACTCAG ATATTGATAATGATAACAATAACAACAAGCGATCTCATTCTGATGACGAGGATGAAAAGGAGCATTTACTTGATGTAATCTTCGAATCTCGTGAGGGAGTCTTCTTCAATTATTCAGAGACAGACATGATAGACGAGGTTATCACGTTCTTAATTGGG GGCAGCGAAACGTCCGCAGTTACGAACTGCTTTTGTCTGTTGATGCTGGCGATGCACCCAGAATTTCAA GAAAAAGTTTACGAGGAGcagtgcaatatttttaaaggcGAGGATAGACCTGTCACGGGCGAGGATATGGACAGAATGGAGTACACGGAACAAGTCATCAAAGAAACTCTTCGCATGTTTCCGGTGGTTCCACTCATCCTGAGAGCTGTGGAGGAGGATTTAAAAATAA CTGAAAATTACGTTTTACCGGCGGGTGCAGCAGTAGTGATTGCTCCATTGCAGACACATTCCGACCCAGCTCTCTGGCAGGAACCAGAAAAATTTAATCCAGACAACTTCTCTGCCGAAAACGTTCAGAGCAGACACAAATACGCATACATACCCTTCAGTGGAGGCGCCAGAGGATGCATAG GTTACAGGTATGCACTGAAGGCCATGAAAACTACCATTTCAACATTCATACGTCACTACCGCGTATCGACGATCACTAAATTAGAGGACATTAAATTATGCGCGGATTTATTAGTTCGTAGTAAAGATGGATGGAATATGAAACTTGAGCCACGAATTGGTACAAATCCCGAATAA
- the LOC109032617 gene encoding uncharacterized protein has translation MASKYIKASLLLVLCLAVPDTAVAASREFQPYMVTEKDFREFFPAGAREDQFHLQPIANHEDFNLDELLQPRPKKVQNLDPDEGYNDDEDAAEFHMEAEADEEDPDPAAESSSREDEGAAFRRALGLGEYWREDRNPRSEYWNPADGFQNPRVLRRAQTLEEDADPAADSSSREDKSAVFRRELGLGKYWWEGWNPGGEYQGPRVLRRTQTDEENSDPAANSSSREDKSSVFRRELGLGKYWQKPRNRDFGPRALRKTETDDFTYDSPEDDKDDFDKDDFDKDFDKDLDKDFDKDLDKDFDKDLDKDPDFERPAPTQPTSTSESTFRPSPSFSSGNPDDALKLIPGPTLGLGSYYGDSPAPTTNHNLPRPQPLGASVKVGTRYMVSGNRQPQRQVILKKPRSQLILRPINNQARQKVPQLTHPPKPTTTIVKSVPEYVYHSVEEYNPDLSPIPVPAPPKQGLFKPAFGPDYPTRSSPYPFEKPVHEFPESPPGFHGNTNSLDGHFPSTVSTPVVTPSIRPFTFVPRKNAFSRPRVIGARFPFSPPHDEPAPHIPNYKYHYFVNDPQTKDVKSQWELRDGDSVNGAYSLVEPDGALRIVEYTADPENGFRAMVKRITHGEHGDVEERQFHG, from the exons ATGGCATCAAAGTAT ATCAAAGCGTCGTTGCTGCTGGTACTGTGTTTGGCAGTACCCGACACCGCAGTGGCCGCTAGTCGCGAGTTCCAACCGTACATGGTGACCGAGAAGGACTTCCGTGAATTCTTCCCAGCGGGTGCCCGGGAGGACCAGTTCCACCTGCAGCCGATCGCCAACCACGAGGACTTCAACCTGGACGAGCTCCTGCAGCCACGCCCGAAGAAGGTCCAGAACCTCGACCCGGACGAGGGCTACAACGATGACGAAGACGCCGCGGAGTTCCACATGGAGGCCGAGGCTGACGAGGAAGACCCTGACCCCGCTGCCGAGTCCAGCAGCCGGGAGGACGAAGGCGCGGCCTTCCGCAGGGCGCTGGGACTCGGCGAGTACTGGCGGGAGGACAGGAACCCTAGAAGCGAGTACTGGAACCCTGCCGACGGGTTTCAGAACCCGAGGGTACTCCGCAGGGCTCAGACCCTAGAAGAAGACGCTGACCCTGCCGCCGACTCCAGCAGCAGGGAGGACAAGAGCGCCGTCTTCCGGAGGGAACTAGGGCTCGGCAAGTACTGGTGGGAGGGCTGGAACCCTGGAGGTGAATACCAGGGCCCAAGGGTACTCCGCAGGACTCAGACCGACGAAGAGAACTCTGACCCTGCCGCCAACTCCAGCAGCCGGGAGGACAAGAGCTCCGTCTTTCGGAGGGAACTAGGTCTCGGCAAGTACTGGCAAAAGCCAAGGAACCGAGACTTTGGCCCTAGGGCACTCCGGAAGACTGAGACCGATGACTTCACTTACGACTCCCCCGAGGACGACAAGGATGACTTCGACAAAGATGACTTCGACAAAGATTTCGACAAGGATCTTGACAAGGACTTCGACAAAGACCTCGACAAGGACTTCGACAAAGACCTAGACAAGGACCCTGACTTCGAGCGACCTGCGCCCACACAACCGACCTCTACCTCTGAGTCCACGTTTCGGCCGAGCCCTAGTTTCAGCTCGGGTAACCCCGACGACGCCCTGAAGTTGATCCCTGGCCCAACCTTGGGGTTGGGCAGCTACTATGGGGACAGTCCCGCGCCTACAACGAATCACAACCTGCCACGACCGCAGCCTCTTGGAGCTTCGGTTAAAGTTGGGACAAG GTACATGGTAAGCGGCAACCGACAACCACAACGCCAGGTCATCCTGAAGAAACCTAGGAGCCAATTAATCCTCCGCCCTATCAACAACCAGGCCCGCCAAAAAGTTCCGCAACTAACACACCCACCGAAACCAACAACAACCATCGTGAAGAGCGTTCCGGAGTACGTGTACCACTCCGTCGAGGAGTACAACCCCGATCTTTCTCCGATCCCTGTGCCGGCACCCCCGAAACAGGGACTCTTCAAGCCGGCGTTCGGGCCGGACTACCCGACCAGGTCCTCGCCATATCCCTTCGAGAAGCCCGTGCATGAGTTCCCGGAGTCGCCGCCCGGGTTCCACGGGAACACGAACTCCTTGGATGGTCATTTCCCGAGCACGGTATCCACCCCGGTCGTGACCCCTTCGATAAGGCCTTTCACTTTTGTGCCCAGGAAGAATGCGTTCTCTAGGCCGAGGGTTATCGGGGCGAGATTTCCGTTCAGCCCGCCGCATGATGAGCCG GCACCTCACATTCCCAACTACAAATACCACTACTTCGTGAACGACCCACAAACCAAGGACGTGAAGAGTCAGTGGGAATTGCGAGACGGTGACTCGGTGAACGGTGCATATTCGTTGGTGGAGCCGGACGGGGCTTTGCGGATTGTTGAGTACACGGCTGACCCGGAGAACGGGTTCAGGGCCATGGTCAAGAGGATCACCCACGGTGAACATGGGGATGTTGAGGAACGACAGTTCCACGGTTAA